In Candidatus Zymogenus saltonus, the sequence TAAGGGGCGTTGACGGGGCGGACTTCCTGTTTCACCTGGCGGCGCGGGTGGGCGACTACGGCCCGAAGAGGGAGTTTTACAATGTCAACGTGGGCGGCACTAAGGCGCTCCTTGACGCATGGGAGGAGACCGGCGGGAACAAAAGGGGGCGCCTTGTATATATGAGCACCAACGCCGTCACCGGCATGAAGAGGATTACGGTCACCGACGAGACCGCCCCTTACTCGAATACGGGGGGCGTATACGGGATAACCAAGGGGATCGCGGAGAAGATGATCCTCGATAGATGCGCCGAAAAGGGCCTTGACGGCGTTGTGGTGAGGCCGTCGGTCGTCTACGGCCCCGGTTCCACCAACTGGGTCTTGAGGCCGCTGGAGAGGATGAAGGCGGGAAAGATGATCTACATCGACGGGGGAAGGGGGCACTGCTGGCACATATACGTGGATAACCTGATCGATGCGGTCATACTCGCCGCAAAGAGCGACAGGGCGAAGGGCGAGATATTCATCATAAGCGACGGCAAGGACGACACAACATGGAAAGAATATTTTACCATGCTTGCGCACTGCGCCGGCTATCCGGCGGAGGCCAAGAACCTCCCGAAGTTTGCCGCCATAACCGCCGGCTGGGCGATGTACTTACTCTACTCGCTTTTTGGGATAACGCCGGTCCTCACCCCCATGAACGTGGGGATACTGACCTCCGGCGCCGGCGTCTCGATAGAGAAGGCGAAATCGATATTGGGATACAAACCAAAGGTGGACCTCGACGAGGGGATGCGCCGGGTGGGGAAGTGGCTAAAGGAGGAGGGGCTGGTCTGATTTTTAGTTCTTCGTCCTCCTGAACTTGCGGTTCATGGCGAGGACGAAGAGGGAGAGTAGGGTGGCTCCGAAAATCAATTCAAAAATACTTATAAAAAATGTTGAGTCTGTTGGTATAATTCCGTTTGTTTCAAATCTACGCAGTGTCATGACCGATAGGCTGTATTTTAAAGCCTGAAGAAAATCATTCCAGAAAGTAGATCCGAAATTACGCAGTGAAAAAACCAAGTCATAATTTACTTCTTTACCGGAAGAGTTTAAACCTGAAAGTAAGTAAAATGAAGAAAAGAAAAATGGTAAGATAAATAACAATAAAAATGCTCTTATAGGTCTTTCGCCATAAAGGGAGATGAGTTTGTATAAAAACAGGATAAATTTGGTAAGTATACCCTCCCTTGTCCCCTTCATTCGCATCTCCATTGCGCCTACGAAGAAGTCTCCAGCCTCATGGTATCTCCCGGTTTTTTCATAATTTATACGGAGTAAATTATATAGACGCTTGACTTCGTAGTGGTTGCCCTTTTCTCGAAAAAATTCCCCCTCTTTTTTCAATAACTTTTTTAACTTTATAGATAGACTTTCAAAAGGGCCTAATTGGAAAGTCTCATCATATAACATGTTTCTCTTTACAAGCCGTCCCGATTTTTGCCACGATATTTCCTTGAAGTTTATATTTTCGAGGTCGGTTCCGATAAATCTTGCCCGATTTAGATTGATGCCGTCAAAAGTCAGGTCAGCGTCCTTTTCGATCTTCAGGTTGATAAAGTGTGCCGTTGCGCCGTCTTCGAAAGTCTTTCCTTGAAAAATGACCTTACTCTTTTCCAAGAATGTCGCCCCCACGAAATAGGCCTCTCCCAAGAATGTCGCCACCACGAAATAGGCCTCTCCCGAA encodes:
- a CDS encoding NAD-dependent epimerase/dehydratase family protein, whose translation is MTEVSFVTGGTGFIGRYLVRRLIDMGHTVRLLARNAEKAKGLFGDSVEIIGGDVSDREALIRGVDGADFLFHLAARVGDYGPKREFYNVNVGGTKALLDAWEETGGNKRGRLVYMSTNAVTGMKRITVTDETAPYSNTGGVYGITKGIAEKMILDRCAEKGLDGVVVRPSVVYGPGSTNWVLRPLERMKAGKMIYIDGGRGHCWHIYVDNLIDAVILAAKSDRAKGEIFIISDGKDDTTWKEYFTMLAHCAGYPAEAKNLPKFAAITAGWAMYLLYSLFGITPVLTPMNVGILTSGAGVSIEKAKSILGYKPKVDLDEGMRRVGKWLKEEGLV
- a CDS encoding pentapeptide repeat-containing protein, with amino-acid sequence MCDYKIRYLAYKCPHPDYGPGKDEEKTFCIFHNDREDKDLEKFYKGFEKLYKSGKHDFRGFIFPVRFDFNKLKEETGDLEFKEAGFVRAIFSEKADFSGATFSGGANFWGATFSGGAYFVGATFSGEAYFVVATFLGEAYFVGATFLEKSKVIFQGKTFEDGATAHFINLKIEKDADLTFDGINLNRARFIGTDLENINFKEISWQKSGRLVKRNMLYDETFQLGPFESLSIKLKKLLKKEGEFFREKGNHYEVKRLYNLLRINYEKTGRYHEAGDFFVGAMEMRMKGTREGILTKFILFLYKLISLYGERPIRAFLLLFILPFFFSSFYLLSGLNSSGKEVNYDLVFSLRNFGSTFWNDFLQALKYSLSVMTLRRFETNGIIPTDSTFFISIFELIFGATLLSLFVLAMNRKFRRTKN